AAACGTTCCCTCGTCGATTCATATGCAAGATTAGCTAATTCTAAAGCCTCCTCAGCACTTCCTATAAGGTCTTTTTGTATATTGAAATCATTCACAGTCATAATTACATCCTGTTCCATTTGCAAAATTTTCTGTTGTACAGAAATTTTAGTGACATTCAACGTATTTTTAGCCATATTAGCCCGACCTTTTCTAACACCCCAATCAATAATTGGAATGGTTAGACCTATACTTACGATGTCTTGTTGTAAAGGATGATGATAAGAACCGGTGAAATTACTTGCTACTTGATTGAATCCAACACTTGCATAAATACTAGCATCGAACGTTGAACTTTTACGAGTACGATCCACTTCCCTTTCAGCCTCGAGAATCTCTTGTTTATACGAAAGAAAATCAGGATTATTTTCTTTTGCATATCTCAATGCGTCGTCAGCATCGATATCGATATCACGTGGTCTATCCGGAAGTGTAAGTTTAACGATCGTCTCTTTATCCATATTCAGATAAGATACGAAATTAAACATGGCCCGTTTCAAGCTTATCTCTGTATTTTTTAATGTATTACGTGCATTTACAGCTTCCAACTTCAATGTCAGCAAATCAGCCCGTGAAATAGCCGCAATACCATGCCGGCTCTCACCGATTTTATACAGTGTATCGGAAGAAGCTACATTATCCAAGGCCATATCATACTCAACTTGAGCCATTGCCAGATTAAAGAAATAATTAATAACCGTTTCAGCAATTTCCTCCGAGTTATAAATATATTGACGTTTAGCTTTCTCATATTTTAATGGTTCTATTTTCCTCTCCCATTTAAAACTGTTAAAGCCGAATAATGATTGAGAATAACCGATACGAAAAGGCA
The window above is part of the Coprobacter tertius genome. Proteins encoded here:
- a CDS encoding TolC family protein gives rise to the protein MKLDLQQSIMLAKDSSLQAFRTQNLYLSSYWEYRSYKAGRLPSLTLKTTPIQYNRDFTKRYDYESNIDVYRKQQSLYSYGNLSISQNLDFTGGTFFIDSELGYMRNFGENTYSQFTTVPFRIGYSQSLFGFNSFKWERKIEPLKYEKAKRQYIYNSEEIAETVINYFFNLAMAQVEYDMALDNVASSDTLYKIGESRHGIAAISRADLLTLKLEAVNARNTLKNTEISLKRAMFNFVSYLNMDKETIVKLTLPDRPRDIDIDADDALRYAKENNPDFLSYKQEILEAEREVDRTRKSSTFDASIYASVGFNQVASNFTGSYHHPLQQDIVSIGLTIPIIDWGVRKGRANMAKNTLNVTKISVQQKILQMEQDVIMTVNDFNIQKDLIGSAEEALELANLAYESTRERFIIGKSDINSLTMALSRQKEARKNYISALQNYWLSYYKIRKMTLFDFEEQRMLSDSFDEMMNIHR